The sequence below is a genomic window from Fuerstiella sp..
GTCATTCGGATTCGATGACGGCATTAAAGTATTTTTGAATCAGAAACTCGTGTTGAATGAACCGGCAATGGGGCCCGTGTCTGCAACTCAGCAGCTGATGACTTTGACACTGCCGGAAGGACGCAGCGAGCTGCTGCTGAAGATTGTCAACGCCGACGGACCATCAGGTTTCTATTTCGATTCCCAGGCAACGCCTCCTCCTGAAAACATTGGGGCAATTCTCGCTCTGGCAGACAGCACACGAAGTGAGCCTCAGCAGCAGGAACTGCTGAACTGGTTCGCACCGCGCGACCGGGAGTGGGCCAGACTGGATCAGGCGGAAAAACTCCATCTGCAAAACAAGCCGCAGCCGCCGTACACCAAGGTGTTTGCGGCGCGCACCGGGGGAGCCACCTACAGTTTTGGTGAAGATACCCGCAAGGTGTACTTCCTCGCCCGCGGCAATTCGAATTCCAAAACAGGACGAGCAACCCCGGCGTTCCTGCGTGTCCTGATGACCAGTGATAATCAAGAACAAAAATGGCTTATGAGCAGTACAGAGGGAGCAGAACCCGCCGCCAGACCTCCTCGTATGGCCCTGGGTGAATGGCTCACCGACTCTCAGCACGGAGCCGGCCACCTGTTAGCGCGAGTGATCGTCAACCGTCTGTGGCAGCATCACTTTGGTATGGGCATCGTTGCCACACCCAGTGACTTCGGCCGTCAGGGGGCCCTTCCCACTCATCCCGAACTCCTTGATTACCTTGCCAGGAAACTGATTGAAGGTGACTGGAAGCTCAAACCGATCCACAAACTCATTTTGACGAGTGCCGTTTACAGACAAAGCGGAGAGTCCCGCCCCGCCGGTCTGAAGAACGATCCTGACAATCGTCTGTGGTGGCGGCGACCGCCACAGCGTCTGGACGCCGAAATCATTCGTGACAACCTGCTTGCCGTCAGCGACACACTCGATCTGCGAATGTTTGGGGCCGGATCCCTCGAGCAAACCGACGTGCGACGCAGCGTGTACCTGAAAATGAAACGAGGAAATCTGATTCCGTTCCTGCAGCTGTTCGATGCACCCGACGGTATGCAGGGGATCGGGGATCGAGGCGTCACCACGGTTCCGCCGCAGGCACTGGCAATGATGAACTCACCATTGATTCGCAAGAAGGCAGAACAACTTGCCGCTCGACTTGAGAAACAGTCAGCCATGATTCCCGCGGAGATTGTCCGCAACGGATTCTGGACAACATTGTCTCGACCTCCGCAGCCAGGTGAAGCCAAACAGATGGTCGGATTCATCAACGATCAGGCAGCCATGTATGGCAACAAGGAAACGGCGATGACCACCGCTGTTGCCGATTATTGTCAGCTGATGTTGTGTCTGAATGAATTTATCTATATCGATTGATACGTTTGCACGTTCTGTCACATGCCAGCCATGCCTGCACGACAACAGGACTCAGATTTAAACAGGTGTCTCCATGAACTCACCGACTTTTGATTTTGAATCACGACGACGGTTTCTGCAAACAGCGGCTCTGGGAAGCGGCAGCCTTGCTCTGACCAGGCTGCTGAGCGATCAGGGGCTGCTGTCCACCGCAGATGCCGCCGGTGACACTCAACTGATGCAGTCCCGAAATCCGCATTTTGAACCGAAAGCAAAATCCATCATCTGGCTGTTCATGCCAGGCAGTCCGTCGCAGGTGGATACGTTCGACTATAAACCGGAACTTCAGCGTCGTAACGGTCAGAAACTGAAAGGCGCCGATCCGAAAACCGGGTTCTTTACCACCAGCGGCAAACTGTTGAAGTCCCCGTTTCGATTTCGCCGTCACGGTGAATCCGGTGCCTGGGTCTCTGAGATTTTTCCTCACCTCTCAAATCACGTGGACGACATGTCGTTCATCTATTCGTGCTTTTCACAGTCAAATAATCACACGCCGGCAATGCTGGAAATGAATTCCGGAATGTTCCTGCAGGGCCGCCCTTCTGTGGGATCCTGGATCACCTACGGCCTGGGGACAGAAAACCGCAACCTGCCGGGATTTGTGGTTCTGCACGGACACATGCCGCGGGGAGGCAAGCCAATCTGGTCACCCGGATTTCTGCCTAAAGTGTACCAGCCAACATCAATCGACGGTCGCAGTGAACAGCCGATTTCCAATCTGGGTCGTCGGGCCTCCATGTCAGATTCTCAGCAGCGCGCACAGCTTGATGTACTCAAAGCAATGAACGCGGCACATCGGGAACTCAGGCCGCATGAAGCCGATCTGGCTGCTCGGCTGGAGTCATTCGAACTGGCTTACCGTATGCAGACAGCAGCACCGGAAGCCATGGACATTTCCAAAGAATCCGAACAGACACAAAAAGCTTACGGTGTCGATCAGGAAGACACCAAACTCGTCGCCAGGCAATGCATTACGGCCCGTCGTCTGGTCGAACGTGGTGTGCGTTTCGTGCAACTCTACGCGGGAACAAACGGAAAGGGCGGCGGGGTTGCCGACGTGCCCTGGGACGGCCACAGCGACATTCAGACCAATCACCGCGGAGCCGCTGTCAGCGTTGACAGACCAATTGCCGCGTTACTGGCCGATTTGAAGGAACGCGGACTGCTGGAGGACACCTTAGTGATCTGGGGAGGTGAATTTGGTCGAACTTCCGACTCACAGGCAAGTCTGGGCCGCGACCACAACCCCAACGCATTCACCATGTGGATGGCCGGCGGCGGAATCCAGGGAGGTGTCCACTATGGAGTCAGCGATGATTTTGGTTACAAATCTGTGGAAAACCGTGTTAGCGTGAACGACCTGCACGCCACGATTCTGCATCTCATGGGAATCGATCACGAGAAACTCACATACCGATTCAACGGTAGGGATTATCGTCTCACCGACGTCGCCGGCAACGTAATCAATGAGATCATCGTCTAAACAATCTGTGTCACGTGACATCCGAACTGACAACAGCCGCAGGTTACTGCCACGTCAATTCACAACCAGCCCCGT
It includes:
- a CDS encoding DUF1501 domain-containing protein, producing the protein MNSPTFDFESRRRFLQTAALGSGSLALTRLLSDQGLLSTADAAGDTQLMQSRNPHFEPKAKSIIWLFMPGSPSQVDTFDYKPELQRRNGQKLKGADPKTGFFTTSGKLLKSPFRFRRHGESGAWVSEIFPHLSNHVDDMSFIYSCFSQSNNHTPAMLEMNSGMFLQGRPSVGSWITYGLGTENRNLPGFVVLHGHMPRGGKPIWSPGFLPKVYQPTSIDGRSEQPISNLGRRASMSDSQQRAQLDVLKAMNAAHRELRPHEADLAARLESFELAYRMQTAAPEAMDISKESEQTQKAYGVDQEDTKLVARQCITARRLVERGVRFVQLYAGTNGKGGGVADVPWDGHSDIQTNHRGAAVSVDRPIAALLADLKERGLLEDTLVIWGGEFGRTSDSQASLGRDHNPNAFTMWMAGGGIQGGVHYGVSDDFGYKSVENRVSVNDLHATILHLMGIDHEKLTYRFNGRDYRLTDVAGNVINEIIV